A genomic stretch from Candidatus Flexicrinis proximus includes:
- a CDS encoding aldehyde dehydrogenase family protein, whose protein sequence is MSDLQKTISPVDGSVYVERELASPAQIDAAIQQAVEAQKGWSQTTIAERASLCKALVDWLVARKDVLGDELSWQIGRPIRYTPNEISGGFQERALHMISIAEQVLADIVPAPKDGFRRFIRRQPIGVALMLAPWNYPWLTAVNAVIPALMAGNSMILKHSDQTPLVAERFTEAASAVGCPIGVLQHLHITHDEVAKVVADPRIGVVVFTGSVAGGHAVTKAASNRFVRVVTELGGKDPAYVRPDADLNFAIENVMDGALFNSGQSCCSVERIYVHKDVYQSFVDGAVELTNSYVLGNPLDPSVTLGPLVRTRAADFVRDQIREAIGQGAQALIDPAHFQHDRLGSPYLAPQILVNVNHSMRVMVEESFGPVVGIMPVADDAEAVRLMNDSRYGLTASVWTRDVEQAIQLGAQIETGTVYMNRCDYLDPALVWTGTKDSGHGASLSVLGYDHFTQPKSYHLRITP, encoded by the coding sequence ATGAGCGACCTTCAGAAGACGATTTCTCCTGTCGACGGCTCGGTCTACGTCGAACGCGAGCTTGCCAGCCCGGCCCAGATTGACGCTGCGATTCAGCAGGCGGTCGAGGCACAGAAGGGGTGGAGCCAGACCACAATCGCTGAACGCGCTTCCCTGTGCAAGGCGCTCGTGGATTGGCTCGTCGCACGCAAGGATGTACTGGGTGACGAGCTGAGCTGGCAGATCGGACGTCCGATCCGTTATACGCCAAACGAAATCAGCGGCGGTTTTCAGGAACGCGCGCTGCACATGATCTCGATCGCGGAGCAGGTCCTGGCTGACATTGTTCCCGCACCGAAAGACGGCTTCCGCAGATTTATCCGCAGGCAGCCGATTGGCGTGGCCCTAATGCTTGCGCCGTGGAATTACCCGTGGCTGACGGCCGTCAACGCGGTTATCCCGGCACTGATGGCCGGGAACAGCATGATCCTGAAACATTCGGATCAGACGCCGCTGGTGGCAGAACGGTTTACCGAGGCCGCCAGCGCGGTTGGATGTCCGATAGGCGTTTTGCAGCACCTGCATATCACACACGACGAGGTTGCCAAGGTGGTGGCCGACCCGCGCATCGGCGTCGTGGTCTTTACCGGCTCGGTCGCGGGCGGCCACGCCGTCACGAAGGCGGCGAGCAACCGGTTTGTGCGTGTCGTCACGGAATTAGGGGGTAAGGACCCGGCTTACGTTCGGCCGGATGCCGACCTGAATTTCGCAATCGAGAACGTGATGGACGGCGCGCTGTTCAACAGCGGCCAATCGTGCTGTTCGGTCGAGCGGATTTACGTTCACAAGGACGTCTACCAGTCGTTTGTGGACGGCGCCGTCGAATTGACCAACAGCTACGTGCTGGGTAACCCTCTCGATCCCTCGGTGACCCTAGGGCCACTCGTCCGCACGCGGGCCGCGGATTTCGTGCGCGACCAGATCCGGGAAGCAATTGGTCAGGGCGCGCAGGCATTGATCGACCCCGCGCATTTCCAGCATGATCGGCTTGGATCGCCGTATCTGGCGCCGCAAATCCTGGTGAACGTCAATCACTCGATGCGCGTTATGGTCGAAGAGAGTTTCGGGCCGGTCGTCGGCATAATGCCGGTCGCGGACGATGCCGAAGCCGTGCGGCTGATGAACGACAGCCGCTACGGACTGACTGCATCGGTCTGGACGCGCGACGTTGAGCAGGCAATCCAGCTCGGTGCGCAGATTGAGACCGGCACCGTATACATGAACCGGTGCGACTATCTCGATCCTGCCCTGGTCTGGACGGGCACTAAGGACAGTGGGCACGGTGCGTCCCTGTCAGTTCTGGGTTACGATCATTTCACGCAGCCAAAGTCATATCATCTACGAATTACACCCTAG
- a CDS encoding MFS transporter, which translates to MAVRRIHYAWVILAVTFLGLLASAGVRTTPGLIINPLEAEFGWTRSEISFAVAVSLFIFGLGAPIGGSLIDRFGPRRVLLTGLVVIAVGLVMMIGMTELWQFHLWWGVAIGVGTGAIAGTLGATIAARWFNKNRGFVLGIFSAAAAAGQFIFIPTLISVGNGPAGWRAIIAVLIGASAVAWVLTFLFMRNSPQSMGIAALGEVTAVSAASDSRTTPLRDALKTRDFWLLAASFFVCGYTTNGLITTHLLPHSLEHGFIEAEMAGAIALMGAMNIVGSLISGVLTERFDNRKLLATYYGFRAVSLAALPFIYEMHSMLLFTIIYGFDWVATVPPTVNLTAQRFGRKSLGSIYGGIYCSHMIGAGIASFAGGFFRDQIGDYHLVFISAAIMGIVASGLTLSMTRKVLPVRVAAASSGAD; encoded by the coding sequence ATGGCCGTACGCCGCATACATTACGCGTGGGTGATACTCGCTGTCACCTTCCTGGGACTGCTTGCATCTGCCGGGGTGCGCACGACCCCGGGGTTGATCATCAATCCGCTGGAAGCGGAATTTGGCTGGACGCGTTCCGAAATCTCGTTCGCCGTAGCTGTGAGCCTGTTCATCTTCGGACTCGGCGCGCCGATTGGCGGCTCGCTGATCGACCGCTTTGGGCCGCGCCGCGTACTCCTGACCGGATTGGTAGTCATCGCCGTGGGTCTTGTTATGATGATCGGCATGACCGAGCTGTGGCAGTTTCATCTGTGGTGGGGCGTTGCCATCGGCGTCGGTACAGGCGCAATTGCAGGGACATTGGGCGCGACTATCGCGGCGCGCTGGTTCAACAAAAACCGCGGCTTCGTCCTGGGCATCTTCAGTGCGGCGGCTGCGGCAGGCCAGTTTATCTTCATCCCGACCCTGATCTCCGTCGGCAATGGGCCGGCCGGCTGGCGGGCAATCATCGCCGTCCTGATCGGCGCATCGGCTGTGGCCTGGGTCTTGACCTTTCTGTTCATGCGCAACAGTCCACAGTCGATGGGGATTGCCGCCCTTGGTGAAGTTACTGCGGTCTCAGCGGCGTCCGATTCGCGGACGACTCCGCTGCGCGACGCGCTCAAGACCCGTGACTTTTGGCTGCTTGCGGCCAGCTTCTTTGTCTGCGGGTACACCACCAACGGCCTTATCACGACCCACCTGCTGCCTCACTCGCTTGAACACGGTTTCATTGAAGCGGAGATGGCCGGCGCGATTGCCCTGATGGGGGCAATGAACATCGTCGGCTCGCTGATTTCCGGCGTGTTGACCGAGCGGTTCGACAACCGGAAGCTGCTGGCAACCTATTATGGCTTTCGTGCAGTATCGCTGGCCGCTCTGCCGTTCATCTATGAGATGCACTCGATGCTGTTGTTCACCATCATTTATGGGTTTGACTGGGTGGCTACCGTGCCACCAACTGTTAACCTGACCGCCCAGCGCTTCGGCCGAAAGTCTCTGGGTTCGATCTACGGGGGGATCTACTGTTCCCACATGATCGGCGCGGGGATTGCCAGTTTTGCCGGCGGCTTCTTTCGCGATCAGATCGGCGACTACCACCTCGTTTTCATTTCGGCGGCGATTATGGGCATTGTGGCTTCCGGTCTGACACTCAGCATGACACGCAAAGTGCTGCCGGTGCGGGTTGCGGCAGCTTCCAGCGGGGCAGACTAG
- the odhB gene encoding 2-oxoglutarate dehydrogenase complex dihydrolipoyllysine-residue succinyltransferase yields MALNITVPELSESVSEATVAEWLKSVGDTVKAGDVLVTLETDKVAVEVTAEADGVLAQITQPAGSDVKARQVLGTLEAVGTAVPKAQEAPPAAKAAVTPQPAAPSVTQQTLGVRADMYATKQLPAVDIRTTKPMSAMDTLEARATPVAQRVAAAHNVDVAQVPVESGGKVTKADVQSYISAQNSPTPAARVTASVPAALATGTTPIVPAQSASTDGRREVRIRMTRRRQTIAKRLIEAQTTAAMLTTFNEIDMSAVIDMRTRRKEAFQKKHNVGLGFSSFFVKAAIGALKAFPTVNGEIQDRDIVLKQYYDIGIAIGADEGLVVPVLRDADKMSFAEIEQAIKDYAQQSKDGKLSIEALLGGTFTITNGGVYGSMMSTPILNPPQVGIMGLHAIKERPVVVNGQIVIRPMMYVALTYDHRMIDGREAVQFLVKVKELIEDPEQLLLEG; encoded by the coding sequence ATGGCGCTGAATATTACTGTCCCGGAATTGAGCGAGTCGGTAAGCGAGGCCACCGTTGCCGAATGGCTCAAAAGCGTCGGCGATACCGTGAAAGCCGGCGACGTCCTGGTGACGCTAGAGACAGATAAGGTGGCGGTCGAAGTGACTGCCGAAGCCGACGGCGTACTGGCACAGATCACACAGCCGGCAGGCAGCGATGTCAAGGCGCGTCAGGTGCTTGGCACGTTGGAGGCGGTAGGCACCGCAGTGCCAAAGGCCCAAGAGGCTCCACCCGCAGCAAAGGCTGCCGTTACCCCTCAGCCTGCTGCGCCCAGCGTGACGCAGCAGACACTCGGGGTTCGGGCGGATATGTATGCCACCAAACAGCTCCCAGCGGTCGACATCAGGACCACCAAACCGATGTCAGCCATGGACACACTGGAAGCCCGAGCGACACCGGTCGCACAGCGGGTTGCTGCTGCGCATAATGTCGATGTGGCGCAGGTCCCTGTGGAAAGTGGCGGTAAAGTGACAAAAGCCGACGTTCAGAGCTACATCAGTGCACAGAACAGCCCGACACCCGCAGCCCGCGTGACCGCGTCCGTACCCGCGGCGCTGGCTACCGGCACGACACCAATCGTTCCAGCGCAGTCGGCCTCAACCGATGGCCGGCGCGAGGTTCGCATCCGGATGACACGCCGCCGCCAGACGATTGCGAAGCGTCTGATCGAAGCGCAGACGACAGCCGCAATGCTGACGACTTTCAACGAGATCGATATGAGCGCCGTGATAGACATGCGCACGCGCCGTAAAGAGGCATTCCAGAAGAAACACAACGTCGGCCTCGGGTTCAGTTCGTTCTTTGTCAAGGCGGCGATCGGCGCGCTGAAGGCGTTTCCTACGGTAAACGGCGAAATCCAGGACCGCGATATCGTACTCAAGCAATATTACGATATAGGTATCGCGATTGGTGCAGACGAGGGGTTAGTCGTCCCCGTTCTGCGCGACGCCGACAAAATGAGCTTTGCCGAAATTGAGCAGGCCATCAAGGATTATGCCCAGCAGTCCAAAGACGGCAAGCTGTCGATCGAAGCGCTGCTCGGCGGCACCTTCACCATCACTAACGGCGGCGTGTACGGCTCGATGATGTCGACCCCTATTCTGAACCCGCCGCAGGTCGGAATCATGGGCCTGCACGCGATCAAAGAGCGCCCGGTTGTGGTCAATGGGCAGATTGTAATTCGCCCGATGATGTACGTTGCGCTGACCTACGACCACCGGATGATCGATGGCAGGGAGGCAGTTCAATTCCTGGTAAAGGTCAAAGAGCTGATCGAAGACCCCGAACAACTGCTGCTCGAAGGGTAA
- a CDS encoding 2-oxoglutarate dehydrogenase E1 component, producing MPDFHGVNEAYVLELYELYRERPDAVDPQTRAFFATWSPQAVENGYHAIDQDVSMDDIESTMLQIQKAVGAVSFAQAIRQFGHLEAQIDPLGNPRPGDPELSPEFHGVQWEDLHGIPASLIGGPIAGTSKDAFDAVNRLLSVYCGGIGYDNDHIRIPGERNWLREAAESGRYRFSWSQAETVPLLNRLAQVESFEQFLQNTFSTKYRFSIEGLDTMVPLLDEIIRLSGNSSMNTIAIAMAHRGRLNVLTHIMGKPYAQILSEFRDALQTDDIGYTTGDVKYHKGVQHPVGLNSRGQPLIVTMPPNPSHLEFVNPVAVGMARAAGTRADHPGMAKFDHDLTMQVLIHGDAAFPGQGIVAETINLSLLPGYWTGGSIHIIANNQLGFTTGPSEGRSTLYASDLAKGFKVPILHVNADDPAAVIEVARIAFAYQRRFSKDVLIDLVGYRRYGHNEMDEPNYTQPLVYKVVREHRSVRHLWADRLIERGHITQTTAESMYEAHTGELGHIFETMPAPEAMKPERAPEPPRGAASTVVTAIPIDTLSALNGGLKNVPDSFNFASPRFKATIVKRREAFDAPDEPRIDWATAEELAFASILAEGTPIRLSGQDSERGTFSHRHAVLRDLKTGNRWTPLHHLPQSKATFEVYNSPLSEAAVLGFEYGYSVQEPSRLVLWEAQYGDFANGAQVIIDQYIMSGREKWSQTPSLVLLLPHGHEGAGPDHSSARLERFLQMAAKINSRIAYPTTAAQYFHLLRRQALLLTTDPLPLIVMSPKSLLRKEAVFSSATELAEGRWRPVLPDTTADPAAVTRLVLCSGKFYYDLVESDHRAANPHVGIARMEQLYPLPVKELKAVIESYPNLKQIVWAQEEPKNFGAWEYIGWRLRKLVDGKVPVDYVGRRRSGSSAEGSKNAHIKNQSLIVEYAFSWQFDK from the coding sequence ATGCCAGACTTTCATGGAGTAAACGAGGCGTACGTCCTCGAATTATACGAGCTATACCGCGAGCGACCGGACGCCGTAGACCCGCAGACACGCGCATTCTTCGCTACGTGGTCGCCACAGGCCGTCGAGAACGGCTATCACGCAATCGACCAGGATGTGAGCATGGACGACATCGAGTCGACCATGCTGCAAATCCAGAAGGCCGTTGGCGCGGTCAGTTTCGCACAGGCCATCCGTCAATTCGGCCATCTGGAAGCGCAGATTGATCCGCTGGGCAATCCACGTCCGGGGGATCCTGAACTGTCGCCGGAATTTCACGGCGTGCAGTGGGAAGATCTGCACGGTATCCCGGCCAGCCTGATCGGCGGGCCGATTGCTGGAACGTCCAAGGACGCGTTCGACGCGGTCAATCGGTTGCTTTCGGTATACTGCGGCGGCATCGGCTACGACAACGATCATATCCGCATCCCGGGCGAGCGCAATTGGCTGCGTGAAGCGGCTGAGAGCGGGCGGTATCGATTCTCATGGTCGCAAGCTGAGACAGTCCCTCTGCTCAACCGGTTGGCTCAGGTCGAATCGTTCGAGCAGTTCCTGCAGAATACCTTTTCGACCAAGTACCGCTTCTCGATTGAGGGGCTGGACACGATGGTGCCGCTGTTGGATGAAATTATCCGGCTGAGCGGCAACAGCAGCATGAACACCATCGCCATTGCCATGGCCCACCGCGGACGGCTGAATGTCCTGACGCATATCATGGGCAAGCCCTACGCGCAGATTCTAAGCGAATTCCGCGATGCGCTGCAGACCGACGACATCGGATATACGACTGGCGACGTGAAGTATCACAAGGGGGTGCAGCACCCGGTCGGGTTGAATTCGCGCGGGCAGCCGCTGATCGTGACCATGCCGCCTAACCCAAGCCATCTGGAGTTTGTAAATCCGGTGGCGGTCGGGATGGCCCGTGCGGCCGGCACGCGCGCAGACCATCCCGGCATGGCCAAGTTCGACCACGATCTCACGATGCAGGTGCTGATTCACGGCGATGCGGCCTTCCCCGGTCAGGGTATCGTGGCAGAGACGATCAATCTCTCGCTGCTGCCAGGCTACTGGACGGGCGGGTCAATTCACATCATCGCCAACAACCAGCTGGGTTTCACAACCGGGCCGAGCGAGGGTCGCAGCACGCTGTATGCCAGCGACCTGGCCAAGGGGTTCAAAGTCCCGATTCTGCACGTCAACGCCGACGATCCGGCGGCCGTGATCGAAGTCGCGCGGATCGCATTCGCCTACCAGCGGCGCTTCAGCAAGGATGTCCTGATCGATCTGGTAGGTTACCGGCGCTACGGGCACAACGAAATGGACGAGCCAAACTATACTCAGCCGCTGGTCTACAAGGTAGTACGGGAGCATCGCAGCGTCCGGCACCTGTGGGCAGACCGGTTGATCGAGCGCGGCCACATTACGCAAACCACCGCGGAGTCGATGTACGAGGCACACACGGGTGAATTGGGGCACATCTTCGAGACGATGCCGGCCCCGGAGGCGATGAAGCCGGAACGTGCTCCCGAACCGCCACGGGGCGCAGCATCGACGGTGGTCACCGCCATTCCGATTGATACGTTGAGTGCGCTCAACGGGGGGCTAAAGAACGTCCCAGACTCGTTCAACTTCGCTTCACCGCGGTTCAAGGCCACCATCGTTAAGCGCCGCGAGGCTTTCGATGCGCCGGACGAGCCACGGATTGACTGGGCCACGGCAGAAGAACTGGCGTTTGCATCGATTCTGGCTGAAGGTACTCCAATCCGGTTGAGTGGGCAGGACAGCGAACGCGGCACCTTCAGCCACCGACACGCGGTCCTGCGCGACCTCAAGACCGGCAACCGCTGGACACCTCTGCATCACCTCCCCCAGTCCAAGGCAACCTTTGAGGTCTACAACAGCCCGTTGAGCGAAGCCGCCGTCCTCGGATTTGAATACGGGTACAGTGTGCAGGAGCCATCCCGTCTGGTCCTGTGGGAAGCTCAATACGGGGATTTCGCCAACGGGGCTCAGGTGATCATCGACCAGTACATCATGTCCGGCCGAGAGAAGTGGTCGCAGACGCCCTCGCTTGTGCTGCTGCTGCCGCACGGGCATGAGGGCGCCGGTCCCGACCACAGCAGCGCCCGCCTTGAGCGATTCCTGCAGATGGCCGCCAAGATCAACTCGCGGATCGCCTACCCGACGACGGCAGCGCAGTATTTCCACCTGCTGCGCAGGCAAGCGCTGCTGCTGACGACCGACCCGCTGCCCCTGATCGTGATGTCGCCCAAGTCGCTGCTGCGCAAGGAAGCCGTGTTCAGTTCCGCGACCGAGCTTGCGGAGGGACGCTGGCGCCCGGTGCTGCCTGACACGACGGCAGACCCCGCTGCAGTGACGCGGTTAGTTTTGTGCAGTGGAAAATTCTATTATGATCTGGTCGAGTCCGATCACCGCGCGGCAAACCCGCACGTTGGGATAGCCCGTATGGAGCAGCTTTATCCGCTGCCGGTCAAGGAGTTGAAGGCGGTTATCGAGTCCTATCCGAACCTCAAGCAGATCGTATGGGCACAGGAAGAACCGAAAAACTTCGGCGCGTGGGAGTATATTGGCTGGCGCCTCCGCAAACTGGTCGACGGAAAAGTCCCGGTCGATTACGTGGGCCGCCGCCGCAGCGGGAGCAGCGCAGAAGGCAGCAAGAACGCACACATCAAGAACCAATCGTTGATCGTCGAATATGCATTTAGCTGGCAGTTCGACAAGTAA
- a CDS encoding DinB family protein, giving the protein MKITPREIEAHLATLQSTPAVLSRVSSDLDDVRLRQRPQPGQWSLIELLAHLSACAEIWGDDIQEMLSCDIPTLTKPHPRGVMNEARFRERSFEGLLASFAALRDELLRVIVPLESAQWARSAMINGRPHTVFSQVRRMALHEASHYDQLHAIRSAITAK; this is encoded by the coding sequence GTGAAGATCACACCGCGTGAGATTGAGGCTCATCTGGCGACGCTTCAGAGCACCCCTGCAGTCCTGTCCAGGGTATCGTCAGATCTCGACGATGTGAGGCTGCGCCAGCGTCCCCAGCCTGGTCAGTGGTCGTTGATCGAGCTCCTCGCGCATCTGTCGGCCTGTGCCGAAATCTGGGGCGACGATATTCAGGAGATGCTGTCCTGTGATATCCCGACCCTGACGAAACCGCACCCTCGTGGCGTCATGAACGAGGCGCGTTTTCGAGAACGGTCGTTTGAGGGCTTGCTGGCCTCATTTGCGGCCCTGCGTGACGAACTGCTCCGCGTAATTGTTCCGCTTGAGTCGGCGCAATGGGCGCGATCGGCGATGATCAACGGACGCCCACATACGGTCTTCTCTCAGGTTAGGCGGATGGCTCTCCACGAGGCCTCCCACTACGATCAACTTCATGCAATCCGCTCGGCAATCACGGCGAAATGA
- a CDS encoding maleylpyruvate isomerase N-terminal domain-containing protein, whose product MDALTIMFYGNKTLMDALNAVDTVDWDRPNVCGVWSVKDIVSHLAASELLTSDIFGLFTGAAEKPMFDRMAAAYATWNDDTVAERRGLNAEQALAEYKTAYLEKMARAEVIGPELLAKSGTIPWYGESYSLDDYIVYGDYGHKREHAAQINVFRDLLKSGK is encoded by the coding sequence ATGGACGCTTTGACAATCATGTTTTACGGTAACAAGACGCTCATGGACGCACTGAACGCCGTCGACACAGTGGATTGGGATCGGCCGAACGTATGTGGCGTGTGGTCGGTCAAAGACATCGTCTCCCATCTGGCTGCCTCCGAATTACTGACCTCGGACATCTTCGGCCTTTTCACCGGCGCAGCGGAAAAACCGATGTTCGACCGGATGGCGGCGGCATACGCAACCTGGAACGACGACACGGTGGCTGAACGGCGCGGGCTGAACGCAGAGCAGGCACTGGCCGAGTATAAGACTGCCTACCTGGAAAAGATGGCCCGCGCCGAAGTGATCGGGCCGGAATTGCTGGCGAAATCCGGCACTATTCCGTGGTATGGCGAGAGTTATTCGCTGGACGACTACATCGTATACGGAGACTACGGACACAAGCGCGAACATGCCGCCCAGATCAATGTCTTCCGGGATTTACTCAAGTCAGGTAAGTAG
- a CDS encoding glucose 1-dehydrogenase → MRLQNKVALITGGSSGIGYYTSLLFAQEGAAVVVADVNDEGGSQTVSDIVAAGGKAVYIHADVSKAADCEAMVAAAEKNFGKLNILFNNAGIMMSADDDAVSTEESVWDTTMAVNVKGVFFGCKYGVPALRRAGGGSIINTASFVALVGAATPQLAYTASKGAVLSMTRELATIHARENIRVNALCPGPLRTELLMKFLNTEEKKQRRLVHVPMGRFGEAKEMAYAALYLASDESSYVTGTEFLVDGGITSAYVTPQ, encoded by the coding sequence ATGCGGTTGCAGAACAAAGTAGCACTCATTACGGGCGGCAGCAGCGGCATCGGCTATTACACCTCGCTGCTCTTTGCACAGGAGGGCGCAGCAGTCGTCGTCGCCGACGTCAACGATGAAGGCGGCAGCCAGACGGTCAGCGACATCGTCGCAGCCGGCGGGAAAGCGGTCTATATACACGCCGACGTATCGAAAGCGGCGGACTGCGAAGCGATGGTTGCCGCGGCAGAGAAGAATTTCGGGAAGTTGAACATCCTGTTCAACAACGCGGGCATCATGATGAGCGCGGACGACGACGCGGTGTCCACCGAAGAGTCGGTGTGGGATACGACGATGGCCGTCAACGTGAAAGGTGTGTTCTTTGGCTGCAAGTACGGTGTTCCCGCCCTGCGGCGGGCCGGAGGCGGCAGCATCATCAATACGGCGTCCTTCGTAGCCCTGGTCGGCGCTGCCACACCCCAGTTGGCCTATACTGCGAGCAAGGGCGCGGTACTCTCGATGACGCGCGAACTGGCAACAATCCACGCGCGTGAGAACATCCGCGTAAATGCGCTGTGTCCGGGACCGCTACGGACGGAACTGCTGATGAAATTCCTGAACACCGAGGAGAAAAAGCAGCGCCGTCTGGTACACGTTCCGATGGGACGCTTCGGCGAGGCAAAAGAGATGGCCTATGCCGCGCTGTACCTCGCTTCTGATGAGTCGTCGTATGTCACCGGTACAGAATTTCTGGTCGACGGCGGCATTACGTCCGCATACGTCACGCCGCAGTGA
- a CDS encoding aminopeptidase P family protein yields MDYTARRATLTRVMSDIDVVALVPGANMKYFTGLNYHLSERPIVALISGDQLSMIVPELEVPQIKVREDLEVRIFAWNDKDGYQGAYNEAVRSLGLHDAVMGIDDKTMRIFELQGFLDADPVIRRRAVGTRLLDIRAHKDSGEIEALRQAVQHTESAFGALLKWVRPGMTEREIAQKLDSLLVEHGCQGVSFETLVQTGPNSALPHGNVTDRKLEANDFLLVDFGGRYDGYPADLTRTVCLGTPTAEMQRIYDTVLAANRAGCAAAGPGVACGDVDKAARDVIEAADYGQYFIHRTGHGLGLEVHELPQMASGVTAKLEVGNVFTVEPGIYVPGLGGVRIEDNVVVTPDGCEVLSSFRRSLSI; encoded by the coding sequence ATGGACTACACTGCCCGCCGTGCCACCCTGACCCGCGTTATGAGTGACATAGATGTTGTCGCGTTAGTTCCCGGCGCGAATATGAAGTATTTCACCGGCCTCAATTATCATCTGAGCGAACGCCCCATTGTGGCGCTGATCTCCGGGGATCAGCTTTCGATGATTGTTCCCGAACTAGAAGTTCCGCAGATCAAGGTGCGCGAGGACCTGGAGGTCCGTATATTTGCCTGGAATGACAAAGACGGCTACCAGGGTGCCTACAACGAGGCCGTCCGGTCGCTCGGCCTGCATGATGCCGTCATGGGGATCGACGACAAGACCATGCGAATATTCGAATTGCAAGGTTTCCTCGATGCAGATCCCGTCATTCGCCGCCGTGCAGTGGGGACACGCCTGCTCGATATCCGTGCACACAAAGACTCAGGGGAGATCGAGGCGCTCCGCCAGGCCGTCCAGCACACCGAGTCAGCGTTCGGCGCGCTGCTCAAGTGGGTTCGCCCCGGAATGACCGAGCGCGAGATCGCGCAGAAGCTTGACAGTTTGCTTGTTGAGCATGGCTGCCAGGGAGTGAGTTTTGAGACGCTGGTTCAAACCGGCCCAAACTCCGCCTTGCCGCACGGTAATGTCACGGACCGGAAGCTCGAAGCAAATGACTTTCTGCTGGTTGATTTCGGCGGCCGGTACGACGGTTATCCGGCCGACCTGACCCGAACGGTCTGCCTTGGAACGCCGACTGCGGAAATGCAGCGAATCTACGACACCGTACTGGCGGCCAACCGCGCGGGCTGTGCCGCCGCTGGGCCTGGTGTCGCTTGCGGAGATGTGGACAAAGCGGCGCGCGACGTCATCGAAGCGGCGGACTATGGCCAGTATTTTATTCATCGCACTGGCCACGGTCTGGGCCTCGAAGTTCACGAACTGCCTCAGATGGCTTCGGGCGTTACGGCCAAACTCGAAGTCGGTAACGTGTTCACCGTCGAGCCGGGCATCTATGTCCCAGGCTTGGGCGGGGTCCGGATCGAAGATAATGTCGTTGTCACGCCCGATGGCTGCGAAGTGTTGTCCAGTTTCAGGCGTTCGCTCAGCATTTAG